GCAATATTAATGATAAATATTCTCATAAGCAAAACAGAACGGATGAAACACCCGTGCTGGCGGATTGCCGAACGGTATCGGGCCGCCTACAATGCGAACAATTCTTGTTCTCTAAAGCGTGCCGATGCTCGCATGCTCGTAGCGAAGGGTGATTCCGTTGCAGCCGTCCACCACCGTCGAAGTTCTGTACAACGACCATCACCACTGGCTGACCGGCTGGTTGCGACGCAAACTCGGCTGTCCGGAAAGTGCGGCCGACCTGGCGCAAGACACCTTCATGCGTGTGCTCACCGCACGCGAAACACCCACGCTGGTCGAGCCTCGCGCGTTCCTCACCACTATCGCCAAGCGCGTGCTGTTCAATTTCTACCGCCGCCAGGACCTGGAACGCGCCTACCTCGACGCCCTGGCGCAAATGCCCGAACACGTCGCACCGTCCGAGGAAGAACGCGCGATCATTCTGCAAACGCTGGTCGAGTTGGACCAACTGCTCGACGGCCTGCCAATCCAGGTCAAGCGTGCGTTCCTGCTGGCCCAACTCGATGGCTTGACCTACGCGCAAATCGGCGCCGAATTGGGCATTTCCATCGCTACCGTCAAACGCCACCTGACCAAAGCCGCCATGCGCTGCTACTTCGCCTTATGAATATCTCGACCCAAGTCGCCGAACAAGCCGTGCACTGGCTGATGGAAATGCAGCAAGGCGCCCTCAACCCGCGCCAGCAAGCGGCCTGGCAGCAATGGCTGAATGCCCACAGCGAGCATCAGCGTGCGTGGGACCATATGCAGCGCGTCAACCAGCGACTGCGCGGCATGCCTTCGCCACTGGCTCACGCGGCATTAAACGCGCCGACGTCCACCAGCCGTCGCCAGGCGCTCAAGCTGTTGTTGATCCTCGGTGCTGGCTCCGCCGCTGCCTGGAGCTTGCGCCAGCAACATATCCTGCCGCCGCTGACCGCCGATTACCGCAGCCCGGTCGGCCAGCGCCGCAAGGTGCAACTCGCCGATGGCAGCCAATTGCAGCTCAATACCGGCAGCGCCGTGGATGTGCATTTCGACGGTCAACAGCGGCTGATCCGCCTGCTCGAAGGCGAGATCCTGCTGACCGGCATTAAAGGCAGCGCGCCGCTCAACGTCCTGACGGGCCAGGGCCTGCTCACCAGCCAGGCGGCGCGCCTGAACGTGCGCCAGTTCAACGACCACACCCAACTGGCAGTGCTTGAGGGCCAGGTCGAGGTCATGCCCAACACCTACAGCGGCCTGCCGCTGACAGTCCAGGCCGCGCACCAAGTCAATTTCACCCGCAAAGGCTGGGACACGCCGCGCCCTACCGACGCCAACAGCGGCGCCTGGGCCGATGGCATGCTGATGGCCGCGCACATGCGCCTGGAAGACTTCCTCGGCGAGCTGGGCCGTTATCGCCGTGGCCAGCTCAATTGCGATCCGCAGGTGGCCAACCTGCTGATCTCCGGAAGCTACCCGCTGGATGACAGCGAACGCATTCTTGACCTGCTGGAAGTCAGCCTGCCGGTCAAGGTGCGGCGCTTTACCCGTTACTGGGTGACGGTCCAGGCACGCGCCTGAATGTATTTACAAAAAGTGTGAGCCGTTTTCCACACCTCGCGTGACAGAGAAGGAAAGCCACCTTGATCCTTCCTTCTCAGGACCGCTCTTCATGCCCCAGCAACCGATGCTTCTTGCCCGCACCCTGCGCCAATTCCTACTTGGCGCCAGCTTGAGTCTTACCGCGCTGCCCGCTGTGATGGCCGCCGAGGCCAAGCCTTACCACATCGCACCGACCTCGCTGGAAACCGCACTGAACCAATTTGGTCGCGAAGCCGGCGTGTTGATTTCGTTCGGTTCCGAAGTCACAGCAGGTATGCAGAGCCGTGGCCTGTCGGGCAACTTCAGCGCGGCTGAAGGTCTGCAGAAACTGCTGGAAGGCACCGGCTTGCAAGCCCGTGCGGAGGGTGACAATGCCTACAGCCTGCAACCGGCCAATGCCCCCGCCACTCTCGAACTGGGCACGTCCAGCGTGGTCGGCGACTGGCTCGGTGACGCTGCGCAATCCAATGTGTTCGAACACCCGGGTGCCCGCGACGTGATCCGCCGCGAAGAATTCGAACGCCAGGGCGCCACCCAGGCCCGCGATGTGCTCAACCGCATCCCCGGCGTCAACGCCCCGGAAAACAACGGCACCGGCAGCCACGACATGGCGCTGAACTTCGGTATTCGCGGCCTCAACCCGCGCTTGGCGTCGCGCTCCACGGTATTGATGGACGGCATCCCGGTGCCCTTCGCACCCTATGGCCAGCCGCAGCTTTTCGTTCGCGCCCATCAGCATGGGCAACATGGACGCCGTGGACGTAGTACGCGGCGGCGGCGCGGTGCGTTACGGCCCGCAGAACGTGGGCGGTGTGGTCAACTTCGTGACCCGCGCGATCCCGGATGCGCCCACCGTCAAAGGCGGACTCCAGACTGAAACCAGCCCGTCTTCCAGCCACGATGGCTTCAAGACCACCGGCAACCTGCTGGCCGGCGGCACTGCCGACAACGGCCTGGGCGGCGCGATCTTGTACTCCGGCACCCGTGGCGGCGACTGGCGTGAAAACAGCAACACGCGCATTGACGACCTGATCCTCAAGGGCAAATACCAACTGGACGAAGCCAACAGCTTCAATGCCATGGCGCAGTACTACGAAGGCCAGGCCGATATGCCTGGGGGCTTGAACGTCAAGGACTACAAGGCTGATCCGTATCAGTCCACCCGCCCCTACGACAAATTCTGGGGCCGTCGCACGATGTTCAACGTCGGTTACCGCTACGAGCAAGACCGTCGCGAATTCACCGTCAACAGCTTCTTCACCAAGACACTGCGCAGCGGCTACCTCGACCAGGGCACCTTCCTCTCGCTATCGCCGCGCGAGTATTGGGTACGTGGTATCGAAACCCGCTTCGCCCAAGGCTTCGACCTGGGCCCTACCAGCCATGAAGTGGGCGTGGGCTACCGCTATATCAATGAGGCCGGCCACGAACTGCGTTACCGCACACCCATTGCCACCAACCAACAAATCCCCACCACCGACAGCCGCAACGACCGTGACACCCGTGGCGGTACCGAAGCCAATGCCTTCTTCGTCGATGACCGGATTGATATCGGCAAATGGACCATCACGCCGGGCATCCGCTACGAGATGATCGAGTCCCAGCAAACCAACAACCTGACCAACGTCAAATACAAGGGCGACTACAACACCGCGCTGCCGGCGTTGAACGTGCTCTATCACCTGACCGACAGCTGGAACCTCTACGCCAACACCGAAGGTTCATTTGGCAGCGTGCAGTACAGCCAGATGCCCAACCGTGTGACCAGCGGCGCCGTCAAACCGGAAAAGGCCCGCACTTGGGAACTGGGTACCCGTTATGACGACGGCGCCTTGCGCGCAGAAATCGGCGCGTTCCTGATCAACTTCGACAACCAGTACGAAAGCAACCAGACCAACGACTCGGTGATCGCCCGCGGCGAGACCCGTCACCAAGGCATCGAGACCAGCGTCAACTACGCCCTCGACGGATTGAGCCCAGCGCTGGCCGGCTTTGATGTATACGCCAGCTACGCCTACGTCGACGCCACCATCCGCGAAGACGGCCCGAACAAAGGCAACCGCGTGCCCTTCTCATCCAAGCACAAAGGCACCATGGGCGTGGGCTACACCGAAGGCCGCTGGAAACTGAACCTGGACAGCAGCTTCCAGAGCAGCCAGTTCGCCGACAACGCCAACACCCAGAAGGAAAGTGCTGACGGCAGCACCGGACGTATCCCTGGCTACATGTTGTTCAGTAGCCGCGCTGCGTACGATTTCGGCCCACAGTTGTCGGACCTGAACGTGGCGGTCGGTGTGAAAAACATCTTCAACACCCAGTACTTCACCCGTTCGTTCGACGACAACAACAAGGGCAAGTACGTCGGCGAGCCGCGCACTGTGTACGTGCAGACCTCCATCGCGTTCTAACTGCCCGCCAGGCAACTGGGGGTCGCCGCGACCAGCGCATCGATGGCGCAACGGGTCTTGGCCGGCATATGCGGTGCGGTCGGCCAGACCACATGGATCGGCGCGGGTTGTTCGCGGTAGCCCGGCAGGACGGCTTCGAGTTGGCCGCGCAGCACGTAATGGGCGATCAACCAACTGGGCAACCAGGCCAGGCCAACGCCTGCGATAGCGGCATCGGCCACGGCCTGGAGGTCATCGAGCACCAGCGGCGATATCACCCGTGAGCGATGGGGGTGGTTGGTCCGGTAGGCGATACCTCGGTGGCCTGTCAGATCATCGACAGACTCGATTTGGCCTACGCGTTGCAAGTACGCTGGGGACGCCGCCAAGCCCATGGCCTGTTCGCCCAAGCGGCGTGCATTGAGGCGGTCGGTGTCGGGCAACTCACCGATGCGCACGGCAATGTCGAAGCCTTCCTGCACCAGGTCGATCATGCGATCAGAGAAACAGACCTCGATCTCCAACTCCGGATAACGATCCATCAACCCCCACAGTGCGGGCGCTGCATAGTGATGCCCGAACGCCAGTGGCACGCTGGCCCTCAAGCGTCCGCGGGGTTGCTGCCGACCGCTTTCCAGCACTGATTCGGCGGCCTCAAGTTCCGCCAACGCCCGCAGGCAATGTTCGTAGTACGCCTGCCCGTCTTCTGTCAGATGTTGACGGCGGGTCGAGCGCTGCAACAGGCGCGTACCCAGCCGCGCCTCCAACCGTGCCAAGCCCTTGCCGACAGCGGAGCGCGTGAGGTTCAGCCGTTCGGCAGCCTCTGTCAGATTGCCGCTTTCCACCACTTGGAGGAACAGTTCAACGCCATCAAAGCGTGGGGTGGCCATGATTTTATTGTCGCCTTTGATTCCCTTATCAGCGGAAAACTTATCACGAATAAGTCGCTGAATTCCCCTGAAAATAGCCCGACGTCATCTTTTCAGGAGAGTCCCATGCCACCCGCCACCACGTTATCGGCCAGCACTACGCCAAGCACCGCCAGGAACGGCCTCGCCCTCACCGCCGTGTGCCTGGTGGCGCTGATGTTCGGCCTGGAAATCTCCAGTGTGCCGGTCATCCTGCCCACCCTCGAAGAGCAATTGGGCACCGGTTTCCAGGACGCCCAATGGATCATGAATGCCTACACGCTGGCCTGCACCAGCGTATTGATGGCGGCGGGCACCTTGGCGGATCGTTTTGGCCGGCGGCGCATGCTGGTGTTGTGCCTGTGGCTGTTTGGCCTGGCTTCACTGGCGTGCGGGCTGGCCAATGACGCTTCGACGCTGATCGCGGCACGTTTCGTACAAGGCATCGGCGCCGGCGCGATGATGATCTGTCAGTTTGCGATTCTGTCGCATCAGTTCCGCGAGCCGGCAGCGCGGGCACGGGCGTTTGCGGTGTGGGGTGTGATTGCGGGCATAGGCTTGGGGTTCGGCCCGATGGTCGGGGCATTGATCCTTGCGGTGGCGGAATGGCGCTGGGTATTTCTCGTACACGTACCGCTGACCTTGCTCACCCTGGGCTTGCTGCACATCAGCGTGCAGGAGTCCCGCGACCCAGCCGGCCATCGCCTCGACATCGCCGGCATGCTCACCTTGACGCTGGCGGTGTTCGCCCTGGTGTACTTCATCACCCAAGGCAGCGAGTACGGCTTTGGTACATCGGCCATGCTCGGCTGGGCGGTTTTGTCAGGGGTAGGTCTGCTGCTGTTCATCTTCATCGAACGACGCAGCGCCCATCCGATGTTCGACTTCTCGGTGTTTCGCATCCAACGCTTCAACGGCGCGTTGATGGGCTCGATCGGCATGAACTTCAGCTTCTGGCCGTTCATGATCTACCTGCCGCTGTATTTCCAGGCGGGGTTGGGCTACGACACGCTGACCACCGGCGGCGCCCTGCTCGCCTATACCCTGCCGACCTTGCTGGTACCACCGCTGGCCGAGCGCCTGGCCTTGCGCTATGGCGCCGAGCGCATCATTCCTTTGGGTCTGGGCATGATGGGCGCGGGATTCTTAAGCATGGCAGCCGTCAACAGCGCCGCCCAGCCGAGTATCGTACTGGTGCTGATCAGTTGCGCGATTGCCGGCGTCGGCCTGGCCCTGACCAACTCACCCACCACCAATACCACCACCGGTTCCGTCTCGGCGGATCGTGCGGGCATGGCTTCGGGCATCGACTTAAGTGCACGATTGATCACTCTGGCGCTCAACATCGCGTTGATGGGGTTGGTGTTGCTGCTGGGCATCAGCCATCAACTGGCCGCTGTGTTGCCCGCAAGCACAGCAATGGATTGGCCAGCAATCAGCCAAAACATTGCGGCGGGCAAATTGTCGTCTTCGATAGGGCTGACGTTCACCGATGCCCAGGGCGCGCTGCGTCACGGTGCTGGATGGGCGATGCTGTTTGCAGGTCTAGGGGCTTGCGGGCTGGCGCTGCTGAGCGGGTATTTCTTCCGGCGCAACCGGTAAACGCAAACGGGCCTGCAAATGCAGGCCCGTTTCTAGTGGGAGTTGAAAAAACTGTCAGCTATTCAGTGCAGCGTTTTCGTTTTCCAGGAATTCCTCTTCAAGCGCGTCGTCATTCACTTTGTTGGCCGGCAGGTTTTTCGCGGCAGCGCGTGGCTTGCCTTGCAGTTTGCCAAACAGATGTTCCAACGCATGGTCCAGCTTGGTGGCCGCACCGTCGATCGCCTGCTCCAGGGTATCGGCTTTATGCAGCACCGAAAGCGGTTGATGGCCTTTTGGCCGGGCTTCCAGACGGCAACTTAAATCGTGGGGACCGGGCTTGTCGCCGTTCTCATCCCGCAGGTAGACCTCCACTCGGGTCAGGTCTTCTTCGTAACGTTCGAGCGTGCTCTCAATGGTAGTACGTACCCACTCCTCCAGTCGGATGCTGCTTTCAATATGGTTATCGCTATTGACTTGGATTTGCATAGTTCTTCCCTTATTTCAGCTAGCTCGCGAGAGGTCACAACTGCAACACCGATGCGGTGAAACCATGACCTCTTGATTACACAATTGAGCAGTCAGCGAAACATTTCAACCCCTTTGCAAAGATAAATCCCACATTACAAATTAACCCTGACTACAAGCAAAAACGCTGTTAGGGTGGGGAGTTAGTTACATCTTCTTACGCCCAGCGAACCTCACAATTGCCCCTCTCCCAACGGGTGCAAACCACGAAAAATCTCTGCTTCCTCCACCAACCAATCATGCACTGCCCGCACGCCCGGATGGCTCAGCGCGCCCGGCGCATACAGCAGCACATAGCGTTTGTGATTAGGCACGGCAAGGCCGAATGGCACGATCAAGGTGCCGCGCTCCAGCTCATCGTTAAGCAAGGTACGCCGTGCGATGGCCACGCCCATGCCGGCAATGGCGGCTTCGATGGTCAGGTGGTTGCGGTTGAAGGTATGACCACGGCGCACGTCGGCTTCGTGATAGCCAATAGCATTCAGGTAAAACTCCCACTCCGCGTACTCATAACTCCCACGCCAAGCGGTAATGTCGTGCAGCAAGGGGAAGTGCACCAGGTCGGCTGGGCCATGCAGCGGCGGGCGCCCGCGCAGCAGGCTCGGCGCGCACACCGGGAAGATCTGCTCATCCAACAGGGCTGTGGATAACAAGCCCGGGTAGCTGCCGTCGTTCAAGTCGATGGCCAGGTCGAAGTCACCTTCGTGCAGGGCGATGCTGCTGTCTTCAGCGACCAGGCGCAGTTGAATGTCCGGGAAGCGCTGCTGCAAACGTGGCAGGCGCGGGGTCAGCCACTTGCCGAGAAACGATGGAATCGAGCGCAACCGCAGGGTGCCGCTGATCATCCCCGCATCCAGCCGCTGCAATTCAGCATCGATACTGCCGTAGGCCTCCCCACCGTCGCCGCCAAACGCTGCCCCTCGGCACTGAGCTCCACACCGCGTGCACGTCGATGAAACAAGCGAAAGCCCAGGCGCTCCTCCAACTGGCGGATTTGTTGGCTCACCGCCCCCGGCGTGATGTGCAGCTCTTCGGCGCAGCGGGTGAACGACAAGTGCCGCGCGGCGCAGGAAAAAACGTGCAGCCAAACGTAAGTCTGGCCATGAAGGGGGCGGGTCATAGCGTTTAGTCCTGCTAAAGGGTGTCTTAGGATAATTCGTTGGTCAGTGCCGATCTAGAGGCTCAGTATCGCGCCAATTGCGCTCGTCCTACAAAACATGGCAGCGATTCCTACTCCATTGCTTGTAAGGCTTTAGCATGGCTATCAGTGTTTTCGATCTATTCAAAGTGGGCATCGGCCCATCCAGCTCCCACACCGTGGGCCCCATGCGGGCGGCAGCAACCTTTGCCCAAGCCCTGATCGATCAACATTTGCTGAGCGCCACCCGCCGCGTTGAAGTGCGCCTGTACGGCTCGCTGTCGGCCACCGGCGTTGGCCACGCCACCGACCGCGCCTGTGTCATGGGCTTGATGGGCGAGTGGCCGGACAAGGTCGATCCCACCACGATCAACACCCGTATCCAGCACCTGCGCGAATCCGGCCGGCTGTTGCTCGCCGGTGTCGAAGACATTGCCTTCAACTGGCACACCGACCTCCTGCTGCTGGACGAAAGCCTGCCCTACCACCCCAACGCCATGTTCCTGCACGCCTACGGCGACAGCGGCCTGCTGAGCGAGCAAACCTATTACTCGGTGGGCGGCGGTTTCATTATCGAAGCGGCTGAGGCTGAATCGGGCATTGCGCCGACCAGCGATGTGGAATTGCCCTACGACTTCTCCAGCGCCGTCGAACTGCTGGCTTTATGCAACAAGCACGGTTTGCGGGTTTCCGAGCTGATGATGGCCAACGAACGCGCCTGGCGCAGTGACGAAGACATCCGCAGCGGCCTTTTGCATATCTGGTCGGTGATGCGCGAGTGCGTGGAGCAAGGCCTGCGCGATGAAGGCATCTTGCCCGGCGGGCTGGATGTGCCACGTCGTGCGGCGAAATTGCACCGCAGCCTGTTGGAAATCGGCAAACCAAACGTGATCACGTCGACCTTGTCGGCCATGGAATGGGTGAACCTGTTCGCCCTCGCCGTCAACGAAGAGAACGCCGCCGGCGGGCGCATGGTCACCGCGCCGACCAATGGCGCAGCGGGGATCATCCCGGCGGTGCTGCATTACTACATGAAGTTCAACAGTGACGCGTCCGACGACGACGTGGTCAATTTCTTCCTGGCCGCCGCCGCCGTCGGCATCCTCTGTAAGAAAAACGCCTCGATCTCTGGCGCCGAAGTGGGCTGCCAGGGTGAGGTCGGCTCGGCCTGCGCCATGGCCGCCGCCGGGCTGGCCGACATACTCGGTGCCACTCCCGAGCAACTGGAAAACGCCGCCGAAATCGGCCTGGAACACAACCTCGGCCTCACCTGCGACCCCGTTGGCGGCCTGGTTCAAGTGCCGTGCATCGAGCGCAACGCCATCGCCGCCGTCAAAGCGATCAACGCCACGCAAATGGCCCTGCGCGGTGATGGCAAACACTTCATTTCCCTCGACCGGGTGATCCGCACCATGCGCGATACCGGCGCCGACATGCATGACAAATACAAAGAAACTTCACGGGGCGGCCTGGCCGTGAGCTGGGTGGAATGCTGAGGAGCATTCCCTGACCGTCCCAACGTGAGCCCGCGCAAAAATAATAACGAGGCAATAACGATGACCGATGTACGTACACCTGCTGCCGAAAATCCTGCTGTAGAGAGCACCGTTACAACTGGCTGGACCAAACACGACACCACCTGGATGCTCGGCCTCTACGGCACCGCCATCGGTGCCGGCACCCTGTTCCTGCCGATCAACGCCGGCGTCGGCGGCTTCTGGCCGTTGATCGTGCTGGCGCTGCTGGCCTTCCCAATGACCTTCTTTGCTCACCGTGGGCTGACGCGCTTTGTGCTGTCGGGCAAATCCGGCGACATCACTGAAGTGGTCGAAGAACATTTCGGCGTCGGTGCGGGCAAGCTGATCACCCTGCTGTACTTCTTTGCGATCTTCCCGATCCTGCTGGTGTACAGCGTGGCGCTGACCAACACCCT
The Pseudomonas poae DNA segment above includes these coding regions:
- a CDS encoding sigma-70 family RNA polymerase sigma factor; translated protein: MQPSTTVEVLYNDHHHWLTGWLRRKLGCPESAADLAQDTFMRVLTARETPTLVEPRAFLTTIAKRVLFNFYRRQDLERAYLDALAQMPEHVAPSEEERAIILQTLVELDQLLDGLPIQVKRAFLLAQLDGLTYAQIGAELGISIATVKRHLTKAAMRCYFAL
- a CDS encoding DUF4880 domain-containing protein — protein: MNISTQVAEQAVHWLMEMQQGALNPRQQAAWQQWLNAHSEHQRAWDHMQRVNQRLRGMPSPLAHAALNAPTSTSRRQALKLLLILGAGSAAAWSLRQQHILPPLTADYRSPVGQRRKVQLADGSQLQLNTGSAVDVHFDGQQRLIRLLEGEILLTGIKGSAPLNVLTGQGLLTSQAARLNVRQFNDHTQLAVLEGQVEVMPNTYSGLPLTVQAAHQVNFTRKGWDTPRPTDANSGAWADGMLMAAHMRLEDFLGELGRYRRGQLNCDPQVANLLISGSYPLDDSERILDLLEVSLPVKVRRFTRYWVTVQARA
- a CDS encoding LysR family transcriptional regulator, encoding MATPRFDGVELFLQVVESGNLTEAAERLNLTRSAVGKGLARLEARLGTRLLQRSTRRQHLTEDGQAYYEHCLRALAELEAAESVLESGRQQPRGRLRASVPLAFGHHYAAPALWGLMDRYPELEIEVCFSDRMIDLVQEGFDIAVRIGELPDTDRLNARRLGEQAMGLAASPAYLQRVGQIESVDDLTGHRGIAYRTNHPHRSRVISPLVLDDLQAVADAAIAGVGLAWLPSWLIAHYVLRGQLEAVLPGYREQPAPIHVVWPTAPHMPAKTRCAIDALVAATPSCLAGS
- a CDS encoding MFS transporter; translated protein: MPPATTLSASTTPSTARNGLALTAVCLVALMFGLEISSVPVILPTLEEQLGTGFQDAQWIMNAYTLACTSVLMAAGTLADRFGRRRMLVLCLWLFGLASLACGLANDASTLIAARFVQGIGAGAMMICQFAILSHQFREPAARARAFAVWGVIAGIGLGFGPMVGALILAVAEWRWVFLVHVPLTLLTLGLLHISVQESRDPAGHRLDIAGMLTLTLAVFALVYFITQGSEYGFGTSAMLGWAVLSGVGLLLFIFIERRSAHPMFDFSVFRIQRFNGALMGSIGMNFSFWPFMIYLPLYFQAGLGYDTLTTGGALLAYTLPTLLVPPLAERLALRYGAERIIPLGLGMMGAGFLSMAAVNSAAQPSIVLVLISCAIAGVGLALTNSPTTNTTTGSVSADRAGMASGIDLSARLITLALNIALMGLVLLLGISHQLAAVLPASTAMDWPAISQNIAAGKLSSSIGLTFTDAQGALRHGAGWAMLFAGLGACGLALLSGYFFRRNR
- a CDS encoding ribosomal subunit interface protein: MQIQVNSDNHIESSIRLEEWVRTTIESTLERYEEDLTRVEVYLRDENGDKPGPHDLSCRLEARPKGHQPLSVLHKADTLEQAIDGAATKLDHALEHLFGKLQGKPRAAAKNLPANKVNDDALEEEFLENENAALNS
- a CDS encoding L-serine ammonia-lyase, coding for MAISVFDLFKVGIGPSSSHTVGPMRAAATFAQALIDQHLLSATRRVEVRLYGSLSATGVGHATDRACVMGLMGEWPDKVDPTTINTRIQHLRESGRLLLAGVEDIAFNWHTDLLLLDESLPYHPNAMFLHAYGDSGLLSEQTYYSVGGGFIIEAAEAESGIAPTSDVELPYDFSSAVELLALCNKHGLRVSELMMANERAWRSDEDIRSGLLHIWSVMRECVEQGLRDEGILPGGLDVPRRAAKLHRSLLEIGKPNVITSTLSAMEWVNLFALAVNEENAAGGRMVTAPTNGAAGIIPAVLHYYMKFNSDASDDDVVNFFLAAAAVGILCKKNASISGAEVGCQGEVGSACAMAAAGLADILGATPEQLENAAEIGLEHNLGLTCDPVGGLVQVPCIERNAIAAVKAINATQMALRGDGKHFISLDRVIRTMRDTGADMHDKYKETSRGGLAVSWVEC